In Aegilops tauschii subsp. strangulata cultivar AL8/78 chromosome 3, Aet v6.0, whole genome shotgun sequence, one genomic interval encodes:
- the LOC109776116 gene encoding putative calcium-binding protein CML19, producing MVHAATTERFSSVFASFDRNADGRISAAELRLCMKAALGEDVSAEDAEALVALADTDGDRLLDEQEFLRLVARPETEEEEERCRGLREAFAMYEVKGEGSITPASLMRMLAMLGSEQGIEECRAMIRRFDLNGDGVVCFDEFKIMMDA from the coding sequence ATGGTGCACGCCGCGACGACCGAGCGCTTCAGTAGCGTGTTCGCCTCCTTCGACCGCAACGCCGACGGCAGGATCTCGGCGGCAGAGCTGCGGCTGTGCATGAAGGCGGCGCTGGGTGAGGACGTGTCGGCGGAGGACGCAGAGGCGCTCGTGGCGTTGGCCGACACCGACGGAGACCGGCTGCTGGACGAGCAGGAGTTCCTCCGGCTAGTGGCGCGGCCGGAaacagaggaagaggaggagcgGTGCCGGGGGCTGAGGGAGGCGTTCGCGATGTACGAGGTGAAGGGCGAAGGGAGCATCACGCCGGCGAGCCTGATGCGGATGCTTGCCATGCTGGGGTCCGAGCAGGGCATCGAGGAGTGCCGCGCCATGATCCGCAGGTTTGATCTCAATGGAGATGGAGTGGTTTGCTTCGACGAGTTCAAGATCATGATGGATGCGTAA
- the LOC109767849 gene encoding putative calcium-binding protein CML19, which translates to MVHAATAERFSSVFSSFDRDADGRISAAEVQLCMKAALGEDVSAEDAEALVALADTDGDQLLDEQEFLRLVARPETEEEEERCRGLREAFAMYEVKGEGCITPASLMRMLARLGSEQGIEECRAMIRRFDLNGDGVVCFDEFKVMMDA; encoded by the coding sequence ATGGTGCACGCCGCGACGGCCGAGCGCTTCAGCAGCGTATTCTCCTCCTTCGACCGCGACGCCGACGGCAGGATCTCAGCGGCGGAGGTGCAGCTGTGCATGAAGGCGGCGCTAGGCGAGGACGTGTCGGCGGAGGACGCGGAGGCGCTCGTGGCGTTGGCCGACACCGACGGAGACCAGCTGCTGGACGAGCAGGAGTTCCTCCGGCTGGTGGCGCGGCCGGAaacagaggaagaggaggagcgGTGCCGGGGGCTGAGGGAGGCGTTCGCGATGTACGAGGTGAAGGGCGAAGGCTGCATCACACCGGCGAGCCTGATGCGGATGCTCGCCAGGCTGGGGTCAGAGCAGGGCATCGAGGAGTGCCGCGCCATGATCCGCAGGTTTGATCTGAATGGGGATGGAGTTGTTTGCTTCGACGAGTTCAAGGTCATGATGGATGCCTAG